In Edaphobacter paludis, a single window of DNA contains:
- a CDS encoding glycosyl hydrolase → MKKMFVGALASFVSMGALAQQPWQKIQMPTAARVQQAWVNPPSEYGPEPYYGLNGAVDQTVIKRDLDTMKSLGYRAVTVQAGFGMPFAYLSPKYFKFFRMFVQEAKTRDMRVWIVDDAGYPSGFAGGKFTQLKPALRMQALEVAQRIPARGGDVVKLAVGPDTVAVTAINSADGATVTVPFANGTIAWTAPAGNWTVMVVEHQFRTSPTRSDTNPERKKDGSQSLEDYMDPAATQQYLEFTHEQYKKAVGDEFGKTIMGFRGDEPDYSIAGLPWTPKFFTQFEQLKGYDIRPYVATFLLPKGAAMTEKQKRAKADYYDVFSQMFRYGFFKPQGEWCAENHLEYQVHLNHEEMEMQLTRSEGEFMRDMKYVEVPGIDTIWHQIWTDTVSDFPRLAASAAHVYGHPRAFTESFAAYRPAPDVTMARYILNEQFVRGVNLVETMYFPASTGGHPLSGYMKDPAYPSLLTYVRRMSYLLSMGEPAASVALFIPSSSMWLGDAASDAAFVSTERLLSEHQIDFDIVNEDALATDLKAGHGTLDTMSGNQYRTVILPGAAVLSKAALGRLRAFAADGGKVLFLGRTPGLISGRTILDARATTAADFSWASVETSAQLSATPTPPAYPPSAPPAPQIVAPAILQAVKAAVSEPDLWLNSPDASLRCMKRRLKDSDVYLFFNEGLTPTSDSVTFRNDGQLVEEWDPSTGAVSSVASTRGEGTMSVQLKLKPYETRVLMVR, encoded by the coding sequence ATGAAGAAGATGTTTGTAGGTGCACTGGCTTCTTTTGTTTCGATGGGCGCACTGGCCCAACAGCCCTGGCAGAAGATACAGATGCCCACAGCGGCCCGCGTGCAGCAGGCGTGGGTCAATCCGCCATCCGAGTACGGGCCGGAGCCGTACTACGGACTCAATGGCGCGGTGGACCAGACGGTGATCAAGCGCGATCTGGATACGATGAAGTCGCTAGGCTATCGCGCAGTGACGGTGCAGGCCGGGTTCGGGATGCCGTTCGCCTATCTGTCGCCGAAGTACTTCAAGTTCTTCCGCATGTTCGTGCAGGAAGCGAAGACGCGCGACATGCGGGTGTGGATTGTGGATGACGCCGGGTATCCGAGCGGATTTGCCGGCGGCAAGTTTACGCAACTGAAACCAGCGCTGCGAATGCAGGCCCTGGAGGTCGCGCAGAGGATTCCCGCCCGTGGCGGCGATGTGGTGAAACTGGCGGTAGGGCCGGATACGGTTGCGGTCACGGCGATCAATTCAGCCGACGGCGCAACCGTAACTGTTCCCTTTGCAAATGGCACCATTGCCTGGACTGCACCTGCGGGCAATTGGACGGTGATGGTGGTTGAGCATCAGTTCAGAACCTCGCCGACGCGGTCGGATACGAATCCTGAGCGCAAGAAAGATGGCTCGCAGTCGCTCGAAGACTACATGGACCCGGCAGCTACGCAGCAATATCTCGAATTCACGCATGAACAGTACAAGAAGGCCGTCGGCGATGAGTTCGGCAAGACAATTATGGGATTCCGAGGAGACGAGCCCGACTACTCCATCGCTGGACTACCCTGGACACCGAAGTTCTTCACGCAGTTTGAGCAGTTGAAGGGGTATGACATTCGGCCCTATGTCGCGACGTTTCTGTTGCCGAAAGGCGCGGCGATGACGGAAAAGCAGAAGCGTGCGAAGGCCGACTACTATGACGTGTTCTCACAGATGTTTCGCTATGGCTTCTTCAAGCCGCAGGGAGAGTGGTGCGCGGAGAACCACCTGGAGTATCAGGTGCATTTGAACCACGAAGAGATGGAGATGCAGTTGACGCGTAGTGAAGGCGAGTTCATGCGCGATATGAAGTACGTGGAGGTGCCGGGCATCGATACAATCTGGCATCAGATCTGGACGGATACGGTCTCAGACTTCCCACGGCTGGCTGCATCGGCGGCCCATGTGTACGGACATCCGCGCGCGTTTACGGAGAGCTTCGCGGCCTACCGCCCCGCCCCCGACGTGACCATGGCTCGTTACATCTTGAACGAGCAGTTTGTGCGTGGCGTGAACCTCGTGGAGACGATGTACTTCCCTGCCAGCACGGGCGGACATCCGCTGTCGGGATACATGAAGGACCCGGCTTATCCGTCGCTGCTGACGTACGTGCGGCGCATGAGCTATCTGCTGTCGATGGGCGAGCCGGCAGCTTCCGTGGCGCTCTTCATCCCTTCCAGTTCGATGTGGCTGGGTGATGCCGCTTCTGACGCTGCCTTCGTTTCGACCGAACGGCTGCTCTCGGAGCACCAGATCGACTTCGACATCGTGAACGAGGACGCACTCGCAACGGATCTGAAGGCTGGCCACGGGACACTCGACACGATGAGCGGCAACCAGTACCGCACGGTGATTCTGCCGGGTGCCGCGGTGCTCTCAAAGGCGGCGCTGGGCCGGCTGCGGGCTTTCGCGGCGGACGGCGGTAAGGTGCTGTTTCTAGGCCGAACACCGGGGCTGATCTCAGGACGAACAATCCTCGATGCGCGGGCAACTACCGCTGCCGACTTCTCCTGGGCATCGGTGGAGACTTCAGCACAATTGTCTGCAACGCCAACTCCGCCAGCCTATCCTCCATCTGCTCCTCCGGCTCCGCAGATAGTCGCTCCAGCGATTCTGCAGGCGGTAAAGGCTGCGGTGAGTGAACCTGATTTGTGGTTGAATTCACCGGACGCGTCGTTGCGATGCATGAAGCGTCGTCTGAAGGACTCGGATGTCTACCTTTTCTTCAATGAGGGCCTGACGCCGACCTCCGACTCCGTCACCTTTCGCAACGACGGGCAACTGGTGGAGGAATGGGACCCTTCGACCGGTGCGGTTTCGTCAGTGGCTTCTACGCGCGGCGAAGGCACAATGTCAGTGCAGTTGAAGCTGAAGCCCTATGAGACCCGGGTGTTGATGGTGCGATAA
- a CDS encoding YqaE/Pmp3 family membrane protein, translating to MRLVIAFFFPWLTFFTIGRPLAGVICLLLQITVLGWIPATIWAVYALSQYKTDQKIHRALSRQY from the coding sequence GTGAGACTTGTCATTGCATTCTTCTTCCCCTGGTTGACCTTCTTTACGATTGGCCGCCCGCTCGCTGGAGTCATCTGCCTGCTCCTCCAGATCACTGTACTCGGCTGGATTCCGGCCACGATCTGGGCGGTCTACGCGCTCAGTCAGTACAAGACCGATCAGAAGATCCATCGGGCACTCAGCCGGCAATATTAA
- the lipA gene encoding lipoyl synthase, with amino-acid sequence MTPTAELVQIDLSPRKPARKPEWLKAKAPVGETFHALKKMARELNLHTVCESAQCPNIGECWNQKAATFMMLGNLCTRRCGFCAVPKGKPEPIDFDEPRRVAYAVAQLGLAHAVITSVNRDDDNIGAARAFVKVIEEIRLQAVGCRVEVLTPDFQGVEEALRLVVAARPEILNHNIETVPRLYRVAKSGGRYERSLGFLEKAKAIAAETGETLVTKTGIIVGMGEEMHELLAVFRDLADRKVDILTIGQYLRPSRDHLVMSRYYTPEEFAFLKHEALGMGFRHVESGPLVRSSYHAHEQAQSTGLA; translated from the coding sequence ATGACTCCAACTGCTGAGCTGGTGCAGATTGATTTGTCGCCGCGGAAGCCAGCACGGAAGCCAGAATGGCTGAAGGCCAAGGCCCCCGTGGGCGAAACCTTTCATGCGCTGAAAAAGATGGCGCGTGAGCTGAATCTGCACACGGTCTGTGAGAGCGCGCAGTGCCCGAATATTGGCGAGTGTTGGAACCAGAAGGCCGCTACCTTCATGATGTTGGGAAACCTGTGCACACGGCGGTGCGGGTTTTGCGCTGTGCCCAAGGGCAAGCCGGAGCCCATTGATTTCGACGAGCCCCGCCGGGTGGCTTATGCGGTAGCGCAGTTGGGCCTCGCTCATGCCGTAATTACCAGCGTGAATCGGGATGACGACAACATAGGCGCTGCGCGGGCGTTTGTGAAGGTGATCGAAGAGATCCGGTTGCAGGCTGTGGGGTGCAGGGTCGAGGTGCTGACCCCGGACTTTCAAGGGGTCGAAGAGGCGCTGCGGCTGGTAGTCGCGGCCAGGCCGGAGATTCTGAACCACAATATCGAGACTGTTCCGCGTCTGTATCGCGTGGCCAAGAGCGGTGGCCGGTATGAGCGCTCCCTGGGCTTTCTGGAGAAGGCCAAGGCGATTGCAGCCGAGACGGGCGAAACCCTTGTGACCAAGACAGGCATCATCGTCGGCATGGGTGAAGAGATGCACGAGTTGCTGGCTGTATTCCGCGATCTGGCCGACCGCAAGGTGGATATTCTCACGATTGGACAATACCTGCGGCCTTCGCGGGATCATCTGGTGATGTCCCGGTACTACACGCCGGAGGAGTTCGCATTCCTGAAGCATGAGGCGTTGGGGATGGGCTTTCGGCATGTGGAAAGCGGGCCGCTGGTGCGGTCGAGCTACCACGCGCACGAGCAGGCGCAGAGTACCGGGTTAGCATAG
- a CDS encoding DUF2752 domain-containing protein has translation MTANGRSRIADTLRAATPLVIIALASVILLRFPPEQYSFYPQCPIYRYLHIECPGCGTTRALAALLHGHILEAFRLNALITSLMPPAAIYAVLCYCRFLQGKTLRLPHLPSAAVYAALAVAAAFMVVRNLPHI, from the coding sequence ATGACTGCCAACGGTCGTAGCCGTATCGCAGATACATTGCGTGCGGCTACGCCTCTGGTCATCATCGCATTGGCCTCAGTGATTCTTCTGCGTTTCCCGCCTGAGCAATATTCGTTCTATCCCCAGTGCCCCATTTATCGCTACCTTCATATTGAGTGTCCCGGCTGCGGAACCACCCGCGCTCTCGCCGCACTTCTCCATGGCCACATTCTTGAAGCTTTTCGTCTCAACGCGCTCATCACGTCCCTCATGCCGCCAGCAGCAATCTACGCTGTTCTCTGCTACTGCCGTTTCCTTCAGGGCAAAACCTTGCGCCTGCCGCATCTGCCCTCGGCAGCGGTCTATGCAGCTCTGGCTGTTGCCGCGGCCTTTATGGTCGTCCGCAATCTACCGCATATCTAG
- a CDS encoding YdeI/OmpD-associated family protein yields the protein MSASKKFRGLLEPYSKLNWTIVKLPFDATKAWRTRNRLRVKGTINGFAFRTSLFGSAQDGYFLLVNKQMQKGADTGVGNMAEIALEPDLEERATTAPPELARFLKQHAALKKWYEQLSPSAHADIARLISGPKSPEARLHRAEQTAERMMLAMEGERELPPILQMQFTRYPQARAGWDAMTPVQRRGHLLGIFYYQSPESREKRARKAVDEALAVSRAQVRQA from the coding sequence ATGAGCGCAAGCAAGAAGTTTCGCGGTCTGCTCGAGCCTTACAGCAAGCTCAACTGGACGATCGTCAAGCTGCCCTTCGATGCGACGAAAGCATGGAGGACGCGCAACCGACTTCGCGTCAAAGGCACCATCAACGGCTTCGCCTTCCGCACCTCGCTCTTTGGCTCCGCGCAGGACGGCTACTTCTTGCTGGTCAATAAACAGATGCAGAAAGGCGCAGACACAGGGGTTGGCAACATGGCCGAGATCGCCCTCGAGCCTGACTTAGAAGAGCGCGCCACGACTGCGCCGCCCGAGTTAGCCCGCTTCCTCAAACAACACGCTGCACTCAAAAAGTGGTATGAGCAGTTAAGCCCCTCTGCCCACGCCGATATCGCCCGTCTCATCAGCGGCCCCAAAAGCCCCGAAGCCCGCCTCCACCGCGCCGAACAGACAGCCGAGCGCATGATGCTGGCCATGGAAGGTGAACGCGAACTTCCACCCATCCTGCAGATGCAGTTCACGCGCTACCCCCAGGCGCGCGCAGGATGGGATGCAATGACGCCCGTCCAGCGGCGCGGCCATCTGCTTGGCATCTTCTACTATCAAAGCCCTGAGTCCCGCGAAAAACGTGCTCGCAAGGCCGTGGACGAAGCCCTCGCTGTATCGCGAGCCCAAGTACGTCAGGCTTAG
- a CDS encoding CBS domain-containing protein: protein MSELRTTIGAVLKQKAGEVWSTRPDASVYEAIVLMAEKGVGALLVMDNGALVGIISERDYARKVILQERSSKETAVAEIMTSPVISVSLQHTVGDCMRMVTDHRIRHLPVVHGGAVVGMISIGDLVNCVISEQEERIRHLEAYISQ from the coding sequence ATGAGTGAATTAAGGACGACCATTGGCGCTGTGCTGAAGCAGAAGGCAGGGGAGGTCTGGTCCACGAGGCCGGACGCTTCCGTGTATGAGGCCATCGTGTTGATGGCGGAGAAAGGCGTGGGCGCGCTGCTGGTGATGGACAACGGAGCGTTGGTCGGCATCATCTCGGAGCGCGATTATGCGCGAAAGGTGATCTTGCAGGAGAGGTCTTCGAAGGAAACGGCTGTCGCAGAAATTATGACCAGCCCGGTAATCTCGGTGTCTTTGCAGCATACCGTCGGAGATTGCATGCGCATGGTTACGGACCATCGCATCCGGCATCTTCCGGTGGTGCATGGCGGCGCGGTGGTGGGGATGATCTCGATCGGCGATCTGGTGAACTGCGTGATCTCGGAGCAGGAGGAGAGGATCCGGCATCTTGAGGCTTATATCTCGCAGTAA
- a CDS encoding DUF4339 domain-containing protein gives MQYQVSRNGQMYGPYTLEDLQRYVASGHILYTDLAKGEDMSEWLPVSQILGATSPGAAPAYAAPTAYAQPPASAYPDAPDLNWALELLLGFLTCALFVIAWNLVIASWAKRVQPTSKALTYYIIATVLIVLNFGGSYGGVLAAMHHQPHHQSIFGGFIAIATWVIRLIARFTLRDTLEQHYNGPEPLGLRLSAVMTFFFGGIYFQYKLNRINEIKETLRYRNAGR, from the coding sequence ATGCAATATCAGGTGTCACGCAATGGCCAGATGTACGGCCCCTATACTCTCGAAGATCTTCAGCGTTACGTGGCCTCCGGGCACATACTGTATACCGACCTTGCTAAAGGCGAGGACATGTCGGAGTGGCTGCCGGTCTCACAGATTCTCGGTGCAACGTCCCCCGGTGCTGCACCGGCGTATGCGGCGCCCACGGCCTACGCGCAGCCACCTGCCAGCGCGTATCCCGATGCCCCGGATCTCAACTGGGCGCTCGAACTTCTGCTCGGTTTTCTTACCTGCGCTCTCTTTGTCATTGCGTGGAACCTGGTCATCGCCTCGTGGGCCAAGCGAGTTCAGCCTACCAGCAAAGCGCTGACGTACTACATCATTGCCACCGTGCTGATCGTGCTCAACTTCGGCGGCTCCTACGGCGGAGTACTCGCGGCCATGCACCATCAACCGCACCACCAGAGCATCTTCGGTGGCTTCATCGCTATTGCCACCTGGGTCATTCGGCTGATCGCCCGATTTACGCTGCGCGACACGCTCGAGCAGCACTACAACGGCCCTGAGCCTCTCGGCCTGCGCCTCAGCGCCGTCATGACGTTCTTCTTCGGCGGCATTTATTTCCAGTACAAACTCAACCGCATTAACGAGATTAAGGAAACTCTGCGTTACCGGAACGCAGGACGATGA
- a CDS encoding polymer-forming cytoskeletal protein, whose amino-acid sequence MWKPNQPGSPNPSTPEPVRPAPATSPNNYEASPTRQASVGSATPASAVPTGEQATIGKSLIVKGELSGSESLYIDGKVEGAINLPGNRVTVGRNGQVAANIVAREVVVLGKVRGNCQASDRVDIRSEGSLTGDVIAARISIEDGAFFKGGIDIRKPGGTDLKGGTATSPVSTQEPVTANA is encoded by the coding sequence ATGTGGAAACCGAATCAGCCTGGAAGCCCCAACCCTTCAACTCCCGAACCAGTACGTCCAGCGCCGGCGACGAGCCCGAATAATTACGAGGCCAGCCCAACGCGGCAGGCGAGTGTAGGCAGCGCGACCCCCGCTTCGGCGGTGCCGACGGGCGAGCAGGCGACGATTGGCAAGTCCCTCATTGTCAAAGGAGAGTTGTCTGGTTCTGAGTCGCTGTACATCGACGGCAAGGTCGAAGGAGCCATCAATCTGCCGGGCAATCGCGTGACCGTCGGCCGCAATGGACAGGTCGCTGCAAACATCGTTGCCCGCGAAGTTGTGGTCCTCGGCAAAGTACGCGGTAACTGCCAGGCGAGCGATCGCGTGGACATTCGCAGTGAAGGTTCGCTTACGGGCGACGTAATTGCAGCCCGAATTTCAATCGAGGATGGCGCGTTCTTCAAGGGCGGCATCGACATCCGCAAGCCAGGCGGTACAGACCTGAAGGGCGGCACGGCGACAAGCCCTGTATCCACCCAAGAGCCTGTAACAGCAAACGCTTAA